A stretch of Methanoregula sp. UBA64 DNA encodes these proteins:
- a CDS encoding FKBP-type peptidyl-prolyl cis-trans isomerase — MEVGWRHRVMKVTEGAGNRDRASGMPVLALDASSIKKSEKLKGKEKVQEKAAARKRTLQIVSVVAVIIIVIAGVTAYISLYNPFVVAAPGDKVSVVYTGMFENKTVFETNTNSSPITFTVGSGRMIKGFDAAVQGMKIGETKTVTIPSDQAYGPYDPSLVQIVPRSMFPENTSFYPGEPFGFRSSATGQSYLVHVTSAGVAVDANSALAGQDLVFTIKVTGITKAGSGSSAAGSS; from the coding sequence ATGGAAGTAGGGTGGCGTCACCGGGTGATGAAAGTGACTGAGGGGGCAGGGAACCGTGATCGGGCGTCCGGGATGCCCGTACTCGCCCTAGATGCGAGCAGCATTAAGAAGTCGGAAAAACTCAAAGGCAAGGAGAAGGTGCAGGAGAAGGCGGCGGCAAGGAAGCGCACCCTCCAGATTGTTTCCGTTGTCGCGGTGATCATCATCGTTATCGCCGGGGTTACGGCCTATATTTCGCTGTATAACCCGTTCGTGGTTGCGGCGCCCGGCGACAAGGTGAGCGTGGTCTATACGGGCATGTTCGAGAACAAGACGGTCTTTGAAACGAACACGAACTCCTCCCCGATCACGTTTACGGTGGGCTCGGGCCGGATGATCAAGGGATTCGATGCAGCGGTGCAGGGGATGAAGATCGGCGAGACAAAGACGGTGACGATCCCCTCGGACCAGGCGTACGGCCCGTACGATCCGTCGCTGGTGCAGATTGTCCCAAGGAGCATGTTCCCGGAGAATACGTCATTCTACCCGGGTGAGCCGTTCGGGTTCCGCAGTTCGGCGACCGGGCAGTCGTACCTGGTCCACGTGACGTCTGCGGGGGTCGCCGTGGATGCGAACTCGGCGCTTGCGGGCCAGGACCTGGTCTTTACGATCAAGGTGACGGGGATCACGAAAGCGGGCTCCGGCAGTTCGGCTGCGGGAAGCTCGTAA
- the hxlA gene encoding 3-hexulose-6-phosphate synthase has protein sequence MRKITLQVALDLLELHRAVQIAQESLAGGADWIEAGTPLIKSEGMQAVRALREKFPDSVIVADMKIADTGTMEVEMAAKAGADIVCILADADDAVIKEAVRASRLYGTRLMADLINVRDPAGRSRTLEELGVDIIVAHVGIDQQMIGKDSLDLLRTIREGIHIPVAVAGGLDAVTAGEAVKQGADIVIVGGWIARSADVTASAKKIRQSLDSPSAAAPEKKNPDDEIHELFMQVSTPNISDAMHRKGALFGLVSVCGNVKMAGKAVTVQTFAGDWAKPVEAIEKAPAGAVLVINNDGGIHVAPWGELATLSCQKRGLAGVVIDGAVRDIDDIRAMKFPVFAKAIVPNAGEPKGMGEINAEIRCCGQYIHPGDWIVGDESGVVVIPAERAYEVARRALEVKKTEARIREEIRRGSTLSEVTELIKWEKK, from the coding sequence ATGAGAAAGATTACCCTCCAGGTGGCACTGGATCTTCTTGAACTACACCGGGCAGTGCAGATTGCACAAGAGTCGCTTGCCGGGGGGGCAGACTGGATCGAGGCCGGTACACCGCTTATCAAGAGCGAGGGCATGCAGGCAGTCCGGGCATTACGCGAAAAATTTCCGGACTCCGTAATCGTCGCGGATATGAAGATCGCAGATACCGGCACCATGGAAGTGGAGATGGCGGCAAAAGCCGGGGCAGATATTGTCTGTATCCTTGCCGATGCAGATGACGCGGTCATCAAAGAGGCAGTCAGGGCGAGCCGGTTATACGGGACCCGACTGATGGCAGACCTGATCAATGTCAGGGATCCTGCCGGACGGTCCCGCACCCTTGAAGAACTCGGGGTGGATATTATCGTGGCCCATGTCGGTATCGACCAGCAGATGATCGGGAAAGACTCGCTGGATCTTTTACGGACGATACGGGAGGGGATCCATATACCGGTTGCCGTTGCAGGGGGACTCGATGCCGTGACCGCGGGAGAGGCCGTAAAACAGGGCGCCGATATCGTTATTGTCGGGGGATGGATAGCCCGGTCTGCCGATGTAACCGCATCTGCAAAAAAAATCCGCCAGTCTCTCGATTCGCCATCGGCAGCAGCGCCGGAAAAAAAGAATCCGGATGATGAGATCCACGAACTCTTTATGCAGGTTTCGACCCCGAACATCAGCGACGCAATGCACCGGAAAGGAGCTCTTTTTGGGCTTGTTTCCGTCTGCGGGAACGTGAAGATGGCAGGAAAAGCGGTAACCGTGCAGACGTTTGCCGGGGACTGGGCAAAACCCGTTGAGGCCATCGAGAAAGCACCGGCAGGTGCGGTTCTTGTGATCAACAATGACGGCGGCATCCACGTGGCGCCGTGGGGGGAACTGGCAACCTTAAGCTGCCAAAAAAGAGGTCTGGCCGGTGTCGTGATTGACGGGGCTGTACGGGATATCGACGATATCCGGGCAATGAAGTTCCCGGTCTTTGCAAAGGCCATCGTCCCCAATGCAGGAGAACCCAAGGGCATGGGCGAGATCAACGCGGAGATCCGGTGTTGCGGCCAGTACATCCATCCCGGCGACTGGATTGTCGGCGACGAAAGCGGCGTTGTTGTAATTCCCGCAGAACGGGCCTATGAAGTTGCCCGCCGTGCGCTGGAAGTAAAAAAGACCGAAGCCCGGATCCGCGAAGAGATCCGGAGAGGGAGCACGTTATCGGAAGTAACCGAACTGATCAAATGGGAGAAAAAGTAA
- a CDS encoding ACT domain-containing protein, which yields MDTKKYVIKQISIFSENRPGRLAAVAHALGEEKINILAFSIAEANGFGVIRALVDHPEKAHKKLSSMGYNVAFTDVIAVQMKDQPGGLYEIAKVLGDAGINIEYSYAYSGKNAAVLILRVDQVDDAIGKIQGSGATLLEHTVFH from the coding sequence ATGGACACGAAAAAGTATGTCATCAAGCAGATCTCGATCTTCTCGGAGAACCGGCCGGGCCGGCTTGCAGCCGTAGCCCATGCGCTGGGTGAGGAGAAGATCAACATCCTTGCATTCAGTATTGCAGAAGCAAATGGTTTCGGGGTAATCCGGGCGCTGGTCGATCACCCGGAAAAAGCCCATAAGAAGTTATCATCGATGGGCTACAATGTCGCCTTTACGGATGTTATCGCCGTGCAGATGAAAGACCAGCCCGGCGGACTCTACGAGATCGCAAAAGTGCTCGGGGATGCGGGAATCAACATCGAATATTCCTATGCCTATTCAGGAAAGAATGCTGCCGTACTTATCCTCCGTGTGGATCAGGTAGACGACGCCATCGGAAAGATCCAGGGATCCGGCGCAACCCTTCTCGAACACACGGTATTCCATTAA
- a CDS encoding phenylacetate--CoA ligase family protein: MQYWDPRIEDLPKADLKKMQYKLLKSLVCRLYSFSPFYHDRMKAQKVHPDDIHELADVKKLPFMFKKDLRDNYPNRIFTAPQEELVRYHVSSGTTGKPTVVGYTQKDIDMWSTSIARGLTSFGLGRGDVIQVSYGYGLFTGGLGMHYGAERIGATVLPTSVGNTERQIELMQDLEVTAIACTPSYLLHIGEVAEKMGVDIKKDMHLRAGILGAEPWTENMRKRMEDWLGIKAYDIYGTSELSGPMFTECAEQNGFHIWSDIALVEVIDPKTGESLEPGEKGELTLTMLQKEALPMIRYRIGDIASVDEETCPCGRTSPRINRIQGRVDDMLIIRGINVFPSQVEYTLMTIPEVGQHFQIVVERKGALDDMLVRVELTKDSFSDKINDLMKIRQNVEHRLRNALNVAVDVELVEPGSLPRFEGKSKKVIDKRAI, from the coding sequence ATGCAGTACTGGGACCCGAGAATCGAAGATCTGCCAAAAGCAGACCTGAAAAAGATGCAGTACAAACTGCTCAAGAGCCTTGTCTGCCGGCTCTACAGTTTCTCCCCCTTTTACCACGACCGGATGAAGGCACAGAAGGTCCACCCGGATGACATCCATGAACTCGCGGATGTGAAAAAACTCCCCTTCATGTTCAAGAAAGACCTCCGGGATAATTACCCCAACCGTATCTTTACCGCCCCCCAGGAAGAACTGGTCCGGTACCATGTCTCTTCGGGAACCACCGGCAAGCCAACGGTTGTCGGGTACACCCAGAAAGACATCGACATGTGGAGTACGTCCATTGCCCGGGGGCTTACCTCGTTTGGCCTGGGACGGGGAGATGTCATCCAGGTCAGTTACGGGTACGGCCTCTTTACCGGCGGCCTTGGTATGCACTACGGTGCCGAACGGATCGGCGCAACCGTGCTCCCGACAAGCGTGGGAAACACCGAACGCCAGATCGAACTGATGCAGGACCTCGAAGTAACGGCAATTGCCTGCACGCCGTCCTACCTGCTTCACATCGGCGAAGTTGCGGAAAAAATGGGAGTCGACATCAAAAAGGACATGCACCTTCGGGCTGGTATCCTCGGTGCAGAACCCTGGACCGAGAACATGCGCAAGAGGATGGAAGACTGGCTGGGTATCAAAGCGTATGACATCTACGGTACAAGCGAGCTCTCCGGCCCGATGTTTACCGAATGTGCAGAACAGAACGGGTTCCATATCTGGTCCGACATCGCGCTGGTAGAAGTGATCGATCCAAAGACCGGCGAGTCCCTTGAGCCCGGCGAGAAGGGAGAACTGACCCTTACCATGCTCCAGAAAGAGGCGCTCCCGATGATCCGGTACCGTATCGGGGATATCGCATCGGTTGACGAAGAAACCTGCCCTTGCGGACGCACAAGCCCCCGGATCAACCGGATCCAGGGACGCGTGGACGACATGCTGATCATCCGGGGCATCAATGTTTTCCCCTCACAGGTAGAGTATACCTTGATGACCATCCCCGAGGTGGGACAGCACTTCCAGATCGTTGTCGAGCGCAAAGGGGCCCTTGACGATATGCTCGTCCGGGTGGAGCTGACAAAAGACTCTTTCAGCGACAAGATTAACGATCTCATGAAGATCCGGCAGAACGTCGAACACCGGCTCAGAAATGCGTTAAATGTTGCCGTTGATGTAGAACTCGTGGAGCCGGGATCGTTACCCCGGTTCGAGGGAAAATCCAAGAAAGTTATCGACAAGAGGGCGATCTAG